In one uncultured Methanoregula sp. genomic region, the following are encoded:
- a CDS encoding 4Fe-4S binding protein has translation MQVTTKIRRSIAAVLLTAGLAYPACAAVCPKGIGGCPSPGRCFLFIDADTNSLCDYTGRTGSQGTAGTVPSQPGAPAQSSTVAVTGPANTQVSSVHTSTTSISSVTPDTSFTAVGNSSTGGFLNTIHLSAAIAEVILFLVFTGLVFALIRIGFLGTRVQGTLPALALSSFFGLGLSLITTCVLAGSTVAGTVYALIYMAAGTLLVAYLWHKGVMTRQIVLPAAALGTLAGFVFIAPIMPMELGGIVSVGTGASALTAGVLVICAVIVLTLAVGRTFCGSICPVGSLQDLAYSVPGKKIVPERTKILELVRLVIFVATAIAAIWLIDLMAYTGLYDLFSLTISSGLLVAFGLVLVSVFVYRPVCRILCPFGVLFSMFAEFSWFRLWRTGTCTGCKKCERACPASAAGKNDSKRECYLCGRCTEVCPVETALRYGP, from the coding sequence ATGCAGGTTACAACAAAAATCCGGAGATCCATAGCAGCAGTCCTTCTTACAGCAGGGCTCGCGTACCCGGCCTGCGCCGCCGTCTGTCCCAAAGGGATCGGGGGATGTCCCTCCCCCGGGAGGTGCTTCCTCTTCATCGATGCCGACACAAATTCCCTGTGCGATTATACCGGGAGAACCGGCTCGCAGGGCACGGCCGGAACGGTACCCTCCCAGCCCGGTGCCCCGGCCCAGTCATCAACGGTAGCGGTCACGGGTCCTGCGAATACGCAGGTATCCTCGGTCCACACATCCACAACATCCATATCATCGGTAACACCGGACACCTCATTTACAGCCGTCGGGAATTCGTCCACGGGCGGATTCCTCAATACGATCCACCTGTCCGCAGCCATAGCGGAAGTGATCCTATTCCTTGTCTTTACGGGCCTCGTCTTTGCGCTCATCCGGATTGGCTTCCTTGGCACCCGGGTACAGGGTACCCTCCCGGCACTCGCCCTCTCATCCTTCTTTGGCCTGGGTCTCTCGCTTATCACGACATGTGTCCTTGCAGGAAGTACGGTTGCGGGAACCGTGTATGCCCTCATCTACATGGCAGCCGGGACCCTGCTCGTCGCGTACCTCTGGCATAAAGGCGTGATGACCCGGCAGATCGTTCTCCCTGCAGCAGCGCTTGGTACTCTCGCAGGTTTTGTTTTCATTGCGCCCATCATGCCCATGGAACTCGGCGGGATTGTCAGTGTCGGGACCGGCGCTTCTGCCCTGACCGCAGGTGTCCTCGTAATCTGTGCCGTCATCGTTCTCACCCTGGCCGTAGGCAGGACTTTCTGCGGCAGCATCTGCCCGGTCGGATCCCTGCAGGATCTGGCATATTCTGTACCGGGAAAGAAGATCGTTCCAGAAAGGACGAAGATCCTGGAGCTGGTCCGGCTGGTCATCTTCGTTGCAACCGCCATTGCCGCGATCTGGCTCATCGACCTGATGGCATATACCGGGCTCTACGATCTCTTCTCCCTCACGATCTCATCAGGATTGCTGGTCGCCTTCGGTCTCGTGCTGGTCTCGGTCTTTGTGTACCGCCCGGTCTGCCGGATACTCTGCCCGTTCGGTGTCCTCTTCTCGATGTTCGCTGAATTCAGCTGGTTCCGGCTGTGGCGTACTGGGACCTGCACCGGGTGCAAAAAATGCGAGAGGGCCTGCCCGGCATCCGCTGCCGGCAAAAACGATTCAAAGCGGGAGTGCTATCTCTGTGGCCGGTGTACCGAAGTTTGTCCGGTGGAGACGGCACTCAGGTACGGCCCGTGA
- the lon gene encoding endopeptidase La: MIETSSTPTDGKNESIVLPLFDIVVFPKTRTKIQVDEKTGSILASALNNADTAYAIGLTVRPGLTGSPEVSGEMVYPTGNLLKIHSVEPADTGYLIYAEAVERVTAETFSKRDGYLYATYRPVPDLPDLDDTTHAELMMDIKKTIHAISTRFKGSEHFTRPIDNMDSIDQIMGFIVPFMPVPLAEKQALLEVISTRERYISFYEILRTMEESLTVRIDVARKVSENVTKSNREAMLREQLRVIQEELGEMDGSGPDDGGYRERIGQSAMPDDIKKKALAEVRKLEAGGSQNHEAPVIRNYLDLLLELPWTDGEKMDIDIVKARRVLDSNHNGLEKVKERIIQHLAVMKLKHEKQGSILLLAGPPGTGKTSLGKSIADALGRKYVRISLGGVRDEAEIRGHRRTYVGALPGRIINGIKRAGTKNPVFILDEIDKLAVSYAGDPASALLEVLDPEQNNTFSDHYLEVPYDLSEVFFIATANSLATIPAPLLDRMELIEISGYTKNEKFAIAKDHLLPRTLEEHGLDEGKLMIEDGALRTIIEKYTREAGVRWLQKQLAKTARYVSEKIVSGKTDLPFIVREDMLDTILGKEVNRPDVARKDMVPGVVTGLAWTPVGGDILFIEGTFMPGTGKLTLTGQLGDVMKESANISLSLIRSRLPPAADSFNFMASDVHIHVPSGATPKDGPSAGVTLFTALASLITGKAVDPKLAMTGEITLSGAVLPVGGIKEKILAAHRAGITRVILPKENVRDLSEVPEDVRSELKFVPVETIEEVLKEALAIDLPPRPPASFAGTARVPAQNC, from the coding sequence ATGATTGAAACGAGTTCAACACCAACGGACGGGAAGAATGAGAGCATCGTGCTCCCGCTCTTCGATATAGTGGTCTTTCCAAAAACCCGGACAAAGATCCAAGTGGATGAGAAGACCGGATCCATTCTTGCATCGGCGCTGAACAATGCCGATACAGCGTACGCGATCGGGCTTACGGTCCGGCCGGGCCTTACCGGTTCCCCGGAAGTATCCGGGGAGATGGTATATCCCACCGGAAACCTCCTGAAGATCCACTCGGTGGAGCCAGCCGATACGGGCTATCTTATCTATGCAGAGGCCGTGGAGAGAGTGACTGCCGAAACTTTCTCGAAAAGGGACGGGTATCTCTATGCCACGTACCGGCCTGTTCCGGACCTGCCTGACCTCGATGATACCACGCATGCGGAGCTGATGATGGATATCAAGAAGACTATCCACGCGATCAGCACCCGGTTCAAGGGCTCCGAGCACTTCACCCGGCCCATCGACAACATGGATTCCATTGACCAGATCATGGGATTCATCGTGCCTTTCATGCCGGTGCCCCTTGCTGAAAAACAGGCCCTCCTCGAAGTAATCTCAACCCGGGAGCGGTATATCTCGTTCTATGAGATCTTAAGAACCATGGAGGAGAGCCTCACGGTCAGGATCGACGTAGCCCGGAAGGTCTCGGAGAACGTGACAAAATCCAACCGGGAAGCCATGCTCCGGGAACAACTCAGGGTGATCCAGGAAGAGCTGGGAGAGATGGATGGATCCGGCCCGGATGACGGGGGATACCGGGAGCGGATCGGGCAGTCGGCGATGCCCGATGACATAAAAAAGAAGGCCCTGGCCGAGGTGCGGAAACTGGAGGCCGGGGGAAGCCAGAACCACGAGGCCCCGGTCATCAGGAATTACCTGGACCTCCTCCTCGAGCTTCCCTGGACTGACGGGGAGAAGATGGATATCGATATTGTAAAAGCCCGACGCGTGCTCGACAGCAACCATAACGGCCTTGAGAAAGTCAAGGAGCGGATCATCCAGCATCTCGCGGTCATGAAACTGAAACACGAGAAACAGGGCTCCATCCTCCTTCTTGCAGGCCCGCCGGGCACCGGCAAGACGAGCCTCGGAAAGAGCATAGCGGATGCCCTTGGCCGGAAATATGTCCGGATCAGCCTTGGCGGTGTGCGGGACGAGGCCGAGATCCGGGGCCACCGGAGGACCTATGTCGGGGCCCTGCCCGGCCGGATAATCAATGGCATAAAGCGGGCCGGCACGAAGAACCCTGTCTTCATCCTCGACGAGATCGACAAACTCGCGGTCTCTTATGCCGGAGACCCGGCAAGTGCCCTCCTCGAAGTCCTTGACCCCGAGCAGAACAACACGTTCTCGGACCACTACCTTGAGGTCCCCTATGACCTCTCCGAGGTCTTCTTCATTGCAACTGCCAATTCGCTTGCAACCATCCCGGCCCCGCTTCTCGACCGGATGGAGCTCATCGAGATCTCGGGCTATACCAAGAACGAGAAGTTTGCCATTGCAAAGGATCACCTGTTGCCCAGAACGCTCGAAGAGCACGGCCTCGATGAGGGGAAACTCATGATCGAGGACGGTGCCCTGCGGACGATCATTGAAAAATATACCCGCGAAGCCGGCGTCCGGTGGCTGCAGAAGCAGCTGGCAAAGACCGCCCGGTATGTTTCCGAGAAGATCGTATCGGGAAAAACTGATCTTCCCTTTATCGTGAGAGAAGATATGCTCGATACCATCCTCGGAAAAGAAGTGAACCGGCCGGACGTTGCCCGGAAAGACATGGTTCCGGGCGTTGTGACCGGTCTTGCGTGGACGCCGGTTGGCGGGGATATTCTCTTCATCGAGGGCACCTTCATGCCCGGCACCGGCAAGCTTACGCTGACCGGCCAGCTGGGGGATGTCATGAAAGAGTCGGCAAATATCTCGCTCTCCCTGATCCGGTCACGGCTGCCCCCCGCTGCAGACAGTTTCAACTTCATGGCAAGCGATGTCCATATCCACGTGCCGTCCGGTGCAACCCCCAAGGACGGCCCGTCAGCGGGTGTGACACTCTTCACGGCACTGGCGTCCCTGATCACCGGCAAAGCCGTTGACCCGAAACTCGCCATGACCGGTGAGATCACGCTCAGCGGGGCCGTGCTGCCGGTGGGCGGGATCAAGGAAAAAATCCTGGCCGCACACCGGGCAGGCATCACAAGAGTGATCCTGCCAAAGGAGAATGTGCGGGACTTAAGCGAAGTTCCTGAGGATGTCCGGAGTGAACTGAAGTTTGTCCCGGTCGAGACCATCGAGGAGGTCCTCAAAGAGGCGCTCGCAATCGACCTGCCCCCAAGACCCCCGGCGAGTTTTGCCGGTACTGCCCGTGTACCGGCACAGAACTGCTGA
- a CDS encoding MarR family winged helix-turn-helix transcriptional regulator: MTEHDEHLFRVFDNLFRIRNECSCGIFSECGLSDLTVKQIRYLKTIDENGEVTFSRLAEITRTSKPTITETVNKFVRLDCVYRQPCAGDGRIQYIRLTDKGQMIARAEEQALRRVIMRMLESLDEQEIEDLIGILSKVR, encoded by the coding sequence ATGACAGAACACGATGAGCACCTCTTCCGGGTTTTCGACAACCTGTTTCGGATCCGGAACGAGTGCTCGTGCGGGATCTTCTCGGAGTGCGGGTTATCGGACCTGACGGTGAAACAGATCCGGTACCTGAAAACGATCGATGAGAACGGGGAAGTGACATTCAGCCGGCTGGCTGAGATCACCCGGACCTCAAAGCCCACGATCACCGAGACGGTCAACAAGTTTGTCCGGCTGGATTGCGTGTACAGACAGCCCTGTGCCGGTGACGGGCGGATACAGTATATCCGCCTGACCGACAAGGGACAGATGATTGCCCGGGCCGAAGAGCAGGCCCTGCGGCGGGTTATTATGCGGATGCTCGAGTCGCTTGATGAACAGGAGATCGAAGACCTTATCGGAATCCTTTCCAAGGTCCGGTAA
- a CDS encoding NYN domain-containing protein codes for MALDTKVIALYIDFENIEIGLEKQYKTKFKIEPIINKLSELGVVRIRKAYADWVKNQDYRESLLNYGIELIEKPSLNTEGKNGADIKLAIDAVETAILNPNINTFAIVSGDSDFLSLIQKLRESGKYVIILSGDAFTSKLIIKNCDEFISYELIADIHEADQKDTSLQKELSHAIDLLKDALRILEDEGKQLDYAGIKIKMLQIDPTFTEKKIGFTSFGNFIKSVIENKQLDIEITQIKGISYVKSNLNEDDGEEFETRLPTKKEWKVIFEAVEMFFAQGKGKKSEGNPWILLSYLDKRRDVGLLPLSKPAIRDALQTLIEQGIILKKKGSGASPYSLSEDFENHKKEFLSHLK; via the coding sequence ATGGCGCTGGACACAAAAGTCATTGCATTATACATAGATTTTGAAAATATCGAGATCGGCCTCGAGAAACAATACAAAACAAAGTTCAAGATAGAGCCGATCATCAACAAGCTCTCCGAACTCGGGGTTGTCCGGATACGGAAAGCCTATGCAGACTGGGTAAAGAACCAGGATTACCGGGAAAGCCTTCTCAATTACGGTATTGAACTGATCGAGAAACCCAGCCTGAATACCGAAGGGAAAAACGGGGCCGATATCAAGCTCGCGATCGATGCCGTGGAGACCGCGATCCTCAACCCGAATATCAATACGTTTGCCATCGTTTCCGGTGACAGCGATTTTTTGTCCCTGATCCAGAAACTCCGGGAGAGCGGTAAATATGTCATCATCTTAAGTGGCGATGCCTTCACGAGCAAGCTGATCATCAAGAACTGCGACGAGTTTATATCCTACGAACTGATTGCCGACATTCATGAAGCAGACCAGAAAGACACAAGCTTACAAAAGGAATTATCCCACGCGATCGACCTCTTAAAAGATGCTCTCCGGATCCTTGAAGATGAAGGAAAACAGCTGGATTACGCCGGCATCAAGATCAAGATGCTCCAGATCGATCCCACGTTCACCGAAAAGAAGATCGGGTTTACGAGTTTTGGCAACTTCATCAAATCGGTTATCGAGAACAAGCAGCTGGACATCGAAATTACCCAGATCAAGGGAATCTCGTACGTGAAATCCAACCTGAATGAAGATGACGGGGAAGAGTTCGAGACCCGGCTGCCGACAAAAAAAGAGTGGAAGGTCATATTCGAGGCCGTAGAGATGTTCTTTGCCCAGGGCAAAGGGAAAAAATCCGAGGGCAACCCCTGGATCCTCCTCTCGTATCTTGACAAAAGGCGGGACGTGGGTCTTCTCCCCCTCTCAAAACCAGCGATCAGGGATGCACTCCAGACCCTGATCGAACAGGGGATCATCCTCAAAAAGAAAGGATCCGGTGCCTCACCCTATTCATTATCCGAAGATTTTGAGAATCATAAAAAAGAGTTCCTCTCCCACCTGAAATAA